In Dioscorea cayenensis subsp. rotundata cultivar TDr96_F1 chromosome 9, TDr96_F1_v2_PseudoChromosome.rev07_lg8_w22 25.fasta, whole genome shotgun sequence, a genomic segment contains:
- the LOC120268398 gene encoding histone H4 gives MSGRGKGGKGLGKGGAKRHRKVLRDNIQGITKPAIRRLARRGGVKRISGLIYEETRGVLKIFLENVIRDAVTYTEHARRKTVTAMDVVYALKRQGRTLYGFGG, from the coding sequence ATGTCGGGCCGTGGCAAGGGAGGCAAAGGATTGGGCAAAGGAGGCGCGAAGCGTCACCGCAAAGTCCTTCGAGATAACATCCAAGGCATCACCAAGCCGGCGATCCGCCGCCTCGCTCGCCGTGGCGGCGTGAAGCGGATTAGCGGGTTGATCTATGAGGAGACTCGTGGGGTGCTGAAGATTTTCTTGGAGAATGTGATCCGGGATGCGGTGACGTACACAGAGCATGCGAGGAGGAAGACGGTCACTGCCATGGATGTAGTCTATGCTTTGAAACGCCAGGGTCGTACTCTGTATGGTTTCGGtggttag
- the LOC120268318 gene encoding LOW QUALITY PROTEIN: glucuronokinase 1-like (The sequence of the model RefSeq protein was modified relative to this genomic sequence to represent the inferred CDS: deleted 1 base in 1 codon), giving the protein MSTDEAIIEHKAYARIGLLGNPSDVYYGHTISFSLANFWASARLQPSPDLVIKPHPVHDLVSFSSIGHLIKRLESEGYYGGVRLLMALCKVFYKYCSDNNIELKKGNFTLSYDTNIPRQTGLSGSSAIVCAALNCLLDFYKVRHLIKVEIRPDLILAAEKELGIIAGLQDRVAQVYGGLVDMDFSKECLNKLGHGKYTPMDISLLPPLYLVYAENPSDSGKVHSTVRKRWLEGDKFIISSMKEVAKIGVDGREVLLAKNHTELTKLMNRNFDLRRQMFGDEVLGSLNIKMIETARSVGAAAKFTGSGGAVVAFCPDGTEQVKLLEKACREAGFIVQQALVVPPLLTDEDLKTLST; this is encoded by the exons ATGTCCACCGACGAGGCGATCATCGAGCACAAGGCCTATGCTCGTATAGGTCTTCTCGGCAACCCCAGCGACGTCTACTATGGCCACACCATCTCCTTCTCGCTCGCCAATTTCTGGGCCTCCGCCCGGCTTCAACCCTCGCCGGATCTCGTCATCAAACCACACCCTGTCCATGATCTCGTCTCCTTCTCCTCCATCGGACATCTC ATTAAAAGGTTGGAGAGTGAAGGTTATTATGGAGGTGTGCGCTTGCTTATGGCGCTCTGTAAAGTGTTCTACAAATATTGTTCTGATAATAACATTGAGTTAAAGAAGGGGAATTTTACACTTTCTTATGACACCAATATTCCTCGccag ACAGGGCTTTCAGGTTCTAGTGCAATTGTTTGTGCTGCATTGAACTGCCTTCTTGATTTCTACAAAGTCAGGCACCTCATAAAAGTTGAAATCAGACCTGATTTGATTCTTGCTGCAGAAAAAGAACTTGGTATTATTGCTGGTCTTCAAGATCGGGTTGCACAAGTTTATGGCGGTCTTGTTGATATG GATTTTAGCAAGGAATGTTTGAATAAGCTGGGACATGGCAAGTACACACCTATGGACATTAGCCTTCTCCCTCCTCTTTATCTTGTTTATGCAGAGAATCCAAGTGACTCAGGAAAG GTGCACAGCACAGTTCGGAAGAGGTGGCTAGAAGGAGACAAATTTATAATATCGTCTATGAAAGAGGTTGCG AAGATAGGAGTTGATGGTCGTGAGGTTTTGCTTGCAAAAAATCATACTGAACTGACCAAACTAATGAACCGTAACTTCGATCTGAGGAG ACAAATGTTTGGAGATGAAGTTTTAGGTTCCCTTAACATCAAAATGATCGAGACGGCGCGAAGTGTAGGTGCAGCTGCAAAGTTTACAGGCAGTGGAGGAGCTGTAGTTGCATTTTGCCCTGATGGAACTGAACAAGTCAAGCTTCTTGAGAAGGCTTGCAGAGAAGCAGGTTTCATTGTGCAGCAGGCCTTGGTTGTACCTCCCCTTCTTACAGATGAAGACCTCAAAACCCTTTCAACCTGA